From the Accipiter gentilis chromosome 15, bAccGen1.1, whole genome shotgun sequence genome, one window contains:
- the HS3ST5 gene encoding heparan sulfate glucosamine 3-O-sulfotransferase 5: MLFKQQALLRQKLFVLGSLAIGSLLYLVARVGSLDRLQPLCPIDGRFGPRGQDEIPLRALQFKRGLLHEFRKGNATKEQIRLHNLVQQLPKAIIIGVRKGGTRALLEMLNLHPAVVKASQEIHFFDNDENYAKGIEWYRKKMPFSYPHQITIEKSPAYFITEEVPERIYKMNSSIKLLIIVREPTTRAISDYTQVLEGKERKNKTYYKFEKLAIDPNTCEVNTKYKAVRTSIYTKHLERWLKYFPIEQFHIVDGDRLITEPLPELQLVEKFLNLPPRISQYNLYFNATRGFYCLRFNIVFNKCLAGSKGRIHPEVDTSVITKLRKFFHPFNQKFYQITGRTFNWP; the protein is encoded by the exons ATGCTATTCAAACAGCAGGCGTTGCTGAGACAGAAGCTCTTTGTGCTAGGCAGCCTTGCTATTGGAAGTCTCCTATATCTAGTTGCCAGAGTTGGGAGCTTGGATAG actgcagcccctctgccccatcGACGGTCGATTCGGACCCCGCGGCCAGGACGAAATCCCGCTGCGAGCTCTGCAGTTCAAGCGAGGGCTGCTCCACGAATTCCGAAAGGGCAATGCCACCAAGGAACAAATACGACTGCACAATCTGGTTCAGCAGCTTCCCAAGGCCATTATCATTGGGGTGCGGAAAGGAGGCACCCGAGCACTACTGGAGATGCTGAACCTTCACCCCGCAGTGGTCAAAGCTTCTCAAGAGATTCACTTCTTTGACAATGATGAGAACTATGCCAAGGGGATTGAGTGGTAccggaaaaaaatgcctttttcttaCCCTCATCAAATAACAATTGAGAAAAGCCCTGCGTATTTTATCACCGAGGAAGTACCTGAAAGGATTTACAAAATGAACTCATCTATCAAATTATTGATCATTGTCAGGGAACCTACCACAAGAGCTATTTCTGATTACACTCAGGTGCTGGAAggtaaggaaagaaagaacaaaacttaCTACAAATTTGAGAAGCTGGCTATTGATCCTAATACCTGCGAAGTGAACACTAAGTATAAGGCAGTGAGAACCAGCATCTACACAAAACATCTGGAAAGATGGTTAAAATACTTCCCAATCGAGCAGTTTCATATCGTGGACGGAGACCGGCTTATCACAGAACCGCTGCCAGAACTCCAGCTGGTCGAGAAGTTCCTAAATCTTCCTCCGAGGATAAGTCAGTACAATTTATACTTCAATGCCACCAGAGGGTTTTACTGCTTGCGATTTAACATTGTCTTTAACAAGTGCCTGGCGGGTAGCAAGGGACGCATCCACCCAGAGGTGGATACCTCTGTCATTACCAAATTGCGCAAGTTCTTTCATCCTTTTAATCAAAAATTCTACCAGATCACTGGGAGGACATTTAACTGGCCCTAA